The following proteins are co-located in the Polymorphospora rubra genome:
- a CDS encoding carbohydrate ABC transporter permease, with protein sequence MSGRGASRWGTVAWAVGAWAAGLFFFFPVLWMVLTGFKREVDAASNPPTWTFTPVLDGYRQVFDRDITPYLLNSLTASLVSTALVLLLATPAAYALSLRPVGKWRDVLFFFISTKMLPAVAALLPIYLLVRELGMLDNIWTMVVLYTSMNLPLAVWMMRSFLLEVPPALIEAAAVDGAGLGTTIRKVLLPLVAPGLAATALICFIFSWNEFFFAVNLTATNAGTSPIFLVGFISSEGLFLARLCAAATLVSLPVVLAGWFAQKQLVRGLSMGAVK encoded by the coding sequence ATGAGCGGGCGCGGCGCGAGCCGGTGGGGCACGGTCGCCTGGGCGGTCGGCGCCTGGGCCGCCGGGCTGTTCTTCTTCTTTCCCGTCCTGTGGATGGTGCTGACCGGGTTCAAACGCGAGGTCGACGCCGCCAGCAACCCACCCACCTGGACCTTCACCCCGGTACTCGACGGCTACCGGCAGGTCTTCGACCGTGACATCACGCCGTACCTGCTGAACTCGCTGACCGCGAGCCTGGTCTCCACCGCGCTGGTCCTGCTGCTGGCCACCCCGGCGGCGTACGCGCTGTCGCTGCGCCCGGTCGGCAAGTGGCGCGACGTGCTGTTCTTCTTCATCAGCACCAAGATGCTGCCGGCCGTCGCCGCCCTGCTGCCGATCTACCTGCTGGTCCGCGAACTCGGCATGCTGGACAACATCTGGACCATGGTCGTCCTCTACACCTCGATGAACCTGCCGCTGGCGGTCTGGATGATGCGGTCGTTCCTGCTGGAGGTGCCGCCCGCGCTCATCGAGGCGGCGGCGGTGGACGGCGCCGGACTCGGTACGACGATCCGCAAGGTGCTGCTGCCGCTGGTCGCGCCCGGCCTCGCGGCGACCGCGCTCATCTGCTTCATCTTCAGCTGGAACGAGTTCTTCTTCGCGGTCAACCTGACCGCGACCAACGCCGGTACCTCGCCGATCTTCCTGGTCGGCTTCATCTCCTCGGAAGGGCTCTTCCTGGCCCGGCTCTGCGCCGCCGCGACACTGGTCTCGCTGCCCGTCGTGCTGGCCGGCTGGTTCGCCCAGAAGCAGCTCGTCCGGGGACTTTCCATGGGAGCGGTCAAGTGA